Proteins from one Brevibacillus humidisoli genomic window:
- the ahpF gene encoding alkyl hydroperoxide reductase subunit F, with protein sequence MVLDADIKAQLNQYLQLMEGDIVLKVSAGSDTVSADMLALVDELASMSSHITVEKTELPRTPSFSVNRPGEDTGVTFAGVPLGHEFTSLVLALLQVSGRAPKVDENVIDQIKNLRGEYHFESFISLSCHNCPDVVQALNVMSILNPGITHTMIDGAAFKDEAESKNVMAVPSVFLNGEFFGSGRMSLEEILAKLGSAPDASELANKDPFDVLVVGGGPAGASAAIYAARKGIRTGIVAERFGGQVMDTLGIENFISVKYTEGPKLAASLEEHVKEYDIDVMNLQRAKRLEKKEHIEIELENGAVLKSKAVIISTGARWRNVGVPGEAEFKNKGVAYCPHCDGPLFAGKDVAVIGGGNSGIEAAIDLAGIVRHVTVLEFMPELKADAVLQERLYSLPNVTVLKNVQTKEITGTDKVNGITYMERDTEETKHIELQGVFVQIGLVPNTDWLGDTVERTRFGEIVVDNRGATNVPGVFAAGDCTNSPYKQIIISMGSGANAALGAFDYLIRN encoded by the coding sequence ATGGTACTGGACGCAGACATTAAAGCACAACTAAACCAATATCTCCAACTCATGGAAGGCGATATCGTGCTTAAAGTTAGTGCCGGGTCCGATACCGTATCTGCTGACATGCTGGCCCTAGTGGATGAACTGGCCAGCATGTCATCCCACATTACGGTAGAGAAAACGGAGCTGCCGCGAACGCCTAGCTTTAGCGTAAATCGCCCAGGCGAAGATACTGGCGTCACGTTTGCTGGTGTCCCTTTGGGGCATGAGTTTACTTCGCTGGTGTTAGCCCTGCTGCAGGTGAGTGGAAGAGCGCCTAAGGTAGATGAGAACGTCATTGACCAAATCAAAAACCTTCGCGGCGAGTATCACTTTGAATCTTTCATCAGCCTGAGCTGCCACAACTGCCCTGACGTTGTGCAGGCACTCAATGTGATGAGCATCCTCAACCCTGGCATTACGCATACCATGATTGACGGTGCGGCATTCAAAGATGAGGCCGAAAGCAAAAATGTGATGGCGGTGCCCTCTGTTTTCCTAAACGGCGAATTCTTCGGCAGTGGTCGCATGTCGCTGGAAGAGATTCTCGCCAAGTTGGGTAGTGCTCCAGACGCATCCGAACTGGCCAACAAGGATCCATTCGATGTGCTCGTTGTCGGGGGCGGCCCGGCGGGAGCGAGTGCAGCGATCTATGCAGCACGTAAAGGCATCCGTACTGGCATTGTTGCTGAGCGCTTTGGCGGTCAGGTCATGGATACCTTGGGCATTGAGAACTTTATCAGTGTGAAATACACCGAGGGTCCCAAGCTAGCAGCAAGTCTTGAGGAACATGTGAAAGAGTACGACATTGATGTGATGAATCTCCAGCGCGCCAAGCGTTTGGAAAAAAAGGAACATATCGAAATCGAGCTTGAAAACGGTGCTGTTCTCAAGAGCAAAGCCGTGATCATCTCAACAGGAGCCCGTTGGCGCAATGTTGGTGTGCCCGGCGAAGCTGAGTTCAAGAACAAAGGCGTAGCGTACTGCCCTCATTGTGACGGACCTTTGTTTGCTGGAAAAGACGTAGCCGTTATCGGCGGCGGTAACTCTGGCATTGAGGCGGCAATTGATCTCGCGGGTATCGTGAGACATGTAACCGTGCTTGAGTTCATGCCGGAGTTGAAAGCTGATGCTGTACTGCAAGAGCGTCTCTACAGCCTGCCGAATGTAACGGTGCTAAAGAACGTGCAAACAAAAGAAATCACCGGTACCGACAAGGTAAACGGGATTACCTACATGGAGCGCGATACCGAAGAAACCAAGCATATTGAGTTGCAGGGTGTGTTTGTGCAGATCGGTCTTGTTCCTAACACGGATTGGTTGGGCGACACCGTTGAACGCACACGCTTCGGTGAGATCGTTGTAGACAACCGTGGCGCTACGAACGTACCGGGAGTGTTTGCTGCAGGAGACTGCACCAACAGCCCGTATAAGCAGATCATTATTTCTATGGGATCGGGT